A window from Gossypium raimondii isolate GPD5lz chromosome 7, ASM2569854v1, whole genome shotgun sequence encodes these proteins:
- the LOC105770888 gene encoding AT-hook motif nuclear-localized protein 17, with protein MADYGVAISLSQAHTSDGDSSEHSPRSVPRLSASGGGGSKSKTPSNKIVTLDYHHRTPSSSDNTGRKPRGRPPGSKNKPKPPIVITRDSNSTMKPVILEISAGSDIIDAIISFARTHSVGVSIISATGSVSNVTLCHPVSHAPALSLHGPFSLLSLSGSFIASSTLSSNKTSQSSSLSTSPSPSLSSSGSFGVTLAGAQGQVFGGKVGGKVMAATLVIVAAATFVNPEFHMLPGEGDNKDHNQESKPSTHGCVAGGATESCTSTGLSMPVYGVASPTPLNCQIPPDVMPWGPSSRPY; from the coding sequence ATGGCGGACTATGGCGTAGCAATCTCTCTTTCTCAAGCTCACACCTCAGACGGCGACTCGTCCGAGCACAGCCCTCGAAGTGTCCCTAGACTCTCCGCCTCTGGCGGAGGCGGTTCCAAGTCTAAAACTCCTTCCAACAAGATTGTTACCCTTGATTATCACCACCGAACTCCGTCGTCGTCCGACAACACTGGTAGGAAGCCTAGAGGGAGACCTCCAGGGTCCAAAAACAAGCCCAAGCCACCCATTGTTATAACCAGAGATAGTAACTCGACTATGAAGCCAGTGATTCTCGAGATCTCCGCTGGTTCTGATATTATTGATGCCATTATCAGCTTTGCTCGTACACACAGTGTTGGTGTTAGCATTATCAGTGCTACTGGGTCTGTTTCAAATGTCACGCTCTGCCATCCTGTATCTCACGCGCCAGCGCTATCTCTTCATGGACCCTTTTCTCTACTCTCTTTGTCTGGCTCATTCATTGCCTCTAGTACTCTATCTTCTAACAAAACAAGCCAATCATCTTCATTGTCAACGTCACCGTCTCCTTCCTTGTCTTCTTCTGGTTCGTTCGGTGTAACTCTTGCAGGGGCACAAGGGCAAGTTTTCGGAGGGAAAGTAGGAGGGAAAGTAATGGCCGCAACGCTGGTGATTGTGGCGGCCGCTACGTTTGTAAACCCTGAGTTCCACATGCTGCCGGGTGAAGGTGATAATAAGGACCATAATCAGGAATCCAAGCCTTCTACACATGGTTGCGTTGCTGGTGGTGCAACCGAGTCTTGCACTTCTACTGGCTTGTCCATGCCTGTTTATGGAGTAGCAAGTCCCACTCCCCTCAATTGTCAAATTCCTCCTGATGTTATGCCTTGGGGTCCTTCCTCACGTCCTTATTGA
- the LOC105793846 gene encoding non-specific phospholipase C2, whose translation MFKPANTAIFFFFVLFNSFSCHGGPIKTIVVLVMENRSFDHMLGWMKKINPQINGVDGTEWNPLSTTDPNSKKLFFQNQAQFVDPDPGHSFQAIREQIFGSNDTSANPPPMNGFAQQAYSMDPSTTMSQNVMNGFDPEMVAVYKSLVSEFAVFDRWFASVPSSTQPNRLYVHSATSAGATSNIPALLVKGYPQRTIFENLDDAGISWGIYYQNIPATLFYKNLRKLKYLFRFRPYGVTFKKHAQEGKLPGYVVVEQRYMDTKLEPANDDHPSHDVYQGQMFVKEVYETLRASPQWNQTLLIITYDEHGGFYDHVATPVTGVPSPDGIVGPEPFFFHFDRLGVRVPTIMVSPWIDKGTVVHGANGRPFPTSEFEHSSIPATVKLLFNLTSPFLTKRDEWAATFESILRTRSDPRTDCPETLPTPARIRRGEAIEEAKLSEFQQELVQLAAVLKGDHILTSYPERIGKDMSVKEGKEYMEDAVKRFFEAGHYAKKMGVDGEHIVQMKPSLTTRSSKPSSQHP comes from the exons ATGTTCAAACCTGCTAACACcgccatcttcttcttctttgttctCTTCAACAGCTTCAGCTGCCATGGCGGTCCAATCAAAACTATTGTGGTCCTAGTGATGGAGAATCGCTCGTTCGATCACATGCTAGGATGGATGAAGAAAATCAACCCTCAAATCAACGGTGTTGATGGAACTGAATGGAACCCTTTGTCCACCACTGATCCTAACTCCAAAAAGTTGTTCTTCCAGAACCAAGCTCAGTTCGTGGATCCAGATCCTGGTCACTCTTTCCAAGCCATAAGGGAGCAGATTTTCGGCTCTAATGACACCTCCGCCAATCCTCCCCCCATGAATGGCTTCGCCCAACAAGCTTACTCCATGGACCCATCTACCACTATGTCTCAGAATGTCATGAATGGATTTGACCCTGAAATGGTCGCCGTTTACAAGTCTCTCGTCTCAGAATTTGCTGTCTTTGATCG GTGGTTCGCCTCCGTACCGTCATCCACACAACCGAATCGTCTGTACGTCCACTCGGCGACATCGGCGGGGGCGACGAGCAACATTCCGGCACTCCTGGTAAAGGGTTATCCCCAAAGGACGATCTTCGAGAACCTGGACGACGCCGGAATATCCTGGGGAATATACTACCAGAACATCCCAGCTACATTGTTCTACAAAAACCTCAGGAAACTGAAATACTTATTTAGATTCCGTCCGTACGGTGTGACATTCAAAAAACACGCGCAAGAAGGGAAGCTGCCGGGCTACGTTGTGGTGGAGCAGCGGTACATGGACACTAAGCTGGAGCCCGCCAACGATGACCATCCGTCGCACGATGTGTATCAAGGGCAGATGTTTGTGAAGGAGGTGTACGAGACATTGAGAGCTAGCCCGCAGTGGAACCAAACTTTGTTGATCATTACATATGATGAACATGGTGGGTTTTATGATCATGTGGCTACGCCCGTCACTGGAGTGCCCAGCCCTGATGGCATTGTGGGTCCCGAaccatttttctttcatttcgaCAGGTTGGGGGTTAGGGTTCCGACCATCATGGTCTCTCCTTGGATTGATAAGGGCACTG TTGTTCATGGGGCAAATGGAAGGCCATTTCCCACATCGGAATTCGAGCATTCCTCCATTCCGGCAACAGTAAAGTTGTTGTTCAACCTCACCTCTCCATTCCTCACCAAGAGGGACGAATGGGCTGCCACTTTTGAGTCCATTCTCCGAACTCGGTCTGACCCCAGAACTGATTGTCCAG AGACACTGCCAACGCCGGCGAGGATAAGGAGAGGTGAGGCAATTGAAGAGGCGAAGCTGAGCGAGTTCCAGCAAGAGCTGGTGCAGCTGGCGGCGGTGCTGAAGGGGGATCATATCCTCACAAGTTACCCGGAAAGGATAGGGAAGGACATGAGCGTGAAGGAAGGTAAAGAGTACATGGAAGATGCAGTCAAACGGTTCTTCGAGGCTGGCCATTATGCTAAGAAAATGGGAGTCGACGGCGAACACATTGTTCAAATGAAGCCTTCCCTAACTACTCGTTCATCAAAACCTTCATCTCAACATCCATAA